The following coding sequences are from one Eucalyptus grandis isolate ANBG69807.140 chromosome 11, ASM1654582v1, whole genome shotgun sequence window:
- the LOC104426992 gene encoding rust resistance kinase Lr10, which yields MVAIVARYALPYVPFFLAQFLAAKFILGAPCVLIFLVYKWMRRHQAMDGKIEEFLQAHNNFLPIRYSYSDIKKITKNFKHKLGEGGYGSVYKGILRSGNEVAVKILNKPKSNGQDFISEVATIGRIHHVNVVELVGFCFNNSKQALVYDFMSNGSLDKHIFSKDDDNSLDYQKIYEISRGGQGIEYLHRGCDMQILHFDIKPHNILLDKNFTPKVSDFGLARLYPMDHSIISLTAARGTLGYMAPELFYKDIGGVSYKADVYSFGMLLMEMASRRKNAKANVERSSQIYFPLWVYDQLSRKNEIEIEEVEWDMEIMRKMVIVALWCIQLIPNDRPSMSRVLNMLEGDIDKLQLPPKPLLYPSEKPFDDVDAEIELESFPTTSSAPTISEAYQFQNSNEIPQSHIV from the exons ATGGTGGCGATAGTTGCGAGATATGCACTTCCTTATGTCCCCTTTTTCTTAG CCCAGTTCCTTGCGGCAAAATTCATACTCGGAGCTCCATGTGTATTGATATTTTTAGTCTATAAGTGGATGAGAAGGCACCAAGCAATGGATGGAAAGATTGAAGAATTCCTACAAGCTCATAATAACTTTTtgcccataaggtactcttactcggacatcaagaaaatcacaaaaaatttcaaacacaaATTAGGTGAAGGAGGATATGGCTCTGTGTATAAAGGAATACTTAGAAGTGGCAATGAAGTTGCTgttaagattttgaacaaaCCAAAATCTAATGGCCAAGATTTTATAAGTGAAGTGGCTACTATTGGAAGAATCCACCATGTTAACGTGGTGGAACTTGTTGGTTTTTGCTTCAACAACTCTAAGCAAGCTCTCGTGTACGATTTCATGTCAAACGGATCTTTGGATAAACACATTTTCTCTAAAGATGACGACAATTCTCTTGACTATCAGAAAATATATGAGATCTCTCGGGGTGGCCAGGGCATCGAATATTTACATCGGGGGTGCGACATGCAAATTCTACACTTCGACATCAAGCCTCACAATATTCTTCTAGATAAAAATTTCACCCCAAAAGTTTCTGACTTTGGGCTTGCAAGACTTTATCCTATGGATCATAGCATAATATCGTTGACTGCAGCAAGAGGAACTTTGGGATATATGGCTCCCGAGCTATTCTACAAGGACATTGGTGGTGTCTCATATAAAgctgatgtttatagttttgggatGTTGCTAATGGAAATGGCTAGTCGGAGGAAAAATGCAAAGGCGAATGTTGAACGTTCAAGTCAAATTTATTTCCCTTTGTGGGTCTATGATCAACTTAGCAGAAAAAACGAGATTGAAATAGAAGAAGTAGAATGGGACATGGAGATAATGAGGAAGATGGTAATAGTTGCCCTTTGGTGTATACAGTTAATCCCCAACGATCGGCCATCAATGAGCCGGGTCCTAAACATGCTTGAAGGAGATATCGATAAGCTTCAACTCCCTCCTAAGCCACTTCTATATCCGTCTGAGAAGCcatttgatgatgtggatgCTGAAATAGAACTTGAATCATTCCCAACTACATCAAGTGCCCCAACAATTTCTGAAGCATACCAATTTCAAAATAGCAACGAGATTCCACAATCGCACATtgtatga
- the LOC104424485 gene encoding pentatricopeptide repeat-containing protein At3g49170, chloroplastic-like translates to MSANSAEHSPISTSCPVMGPIPTSSPSLSPPQVLHSLPRARAREARPSVARSVSAEPDSVVLNSLISLYSKCNDWAEAERTLRDMAIDLFSQGSADLVSGRKLFEKMPERNVVVWTLMMTRCTQLGCPNKAVDLFLDMLGSGLCQIDLHLQLLVDMYVKCVASGSIHDLRKVFNRMQDCNVMSWTPIITGHVQTEENEHHFTLASALKACGSICDNRHGDSNIRYVFAKSLESDEAFELLHEIEERGIGQMLLHFPAFQVELPVLALLMRGSKSGLNSNQCILNGLISMYSRCGNTEAAF, encoded by the exons ATGTCTGCCAACTCCGCGGAGCATTCTCCCATCTCGACCTCATGTCCCGTGATGGGTCCCATCCCGACCTcctcaccttctctctctcctcctcaagTCCTGCATTCGCTCCCGAGGGCTCGCGCTCGGGAGGCGCGTCCATCGGTCGCTCGCTCCGTCTCAGCTGAGCCCGACTCGGTGGTTCTCAACTCGCTTATCAGTCTCTACTCAAAATGCAATGACTGGGCTGAGGCGGAGAGGACTTTGAGGGACATGG CAATTGACTTGTTTTCGCAGGGTAGTGCTGATTTGGTTTCAGGTCGTAAGTTGTTTGAGAAAATGCCCGAGAGGAATGTGGTTGTGTGGACGTTGATGATGACCAGATGTACTCAGCTGGGTTGTCCAAATAAAGCtgttgatttgtttttggatatgTTGGGGAGTGGGCTGTGCCAGATAGATTTACACTTACAGCT CTTGGTGGACATGTACGTGAAATGTGTGGCTAGTGGATCAATTCATGATTTGAGAAAGGTGTTTAATCGGATGCAAGATTGCAACGTGATGTCTTGGACACCGATAATCACAGGACATGTGCAAACTGAAGAAAATGAGCACCATTTCACATTAGCTAGTGCTCTCAAGGCATGTGGAAGTATTTGTGATAATAGACATGGGGATTCAAATATACGCT ATGTCTTTGCCAAAAGTTTGGAGTCTGATGAAGCCTTTGAACTTCTACATGAGATTGAGGAGAGAGGAATTGGACAAATGCTTTTACATTTTCCAGCCTTTCAAGTGGAGCTGCCTGTATTGGCGCTATTGATGAGGGGAAGCAAATCAGGGCTCAACTCAAATCAGTGCATTCTCAATGGTTTGATCTCAATGTATTCCAGGTGTGGAAACACAGAAGCTGCTTTTTGA
- the LOC120289580 gene encoding uncharacterized protein LOC120289580 encodes MAQSDSDSESDSNSDFEVTVKRKGAGRYYVKSIHYDFYGDKVNFNGVIKLVDNGLQEGNCSSLPHHSLMNSNFRGFYPYDPFFSGSVVFVKCSRPAASSSSWYFDTKPCIGGAYSTGTSPDFSQTEVYSYAIIGESFELSASVIEDSCTITMMTLASNSFSDWGRDQYYRGRSSYKDIHNDMAQGFNLSYRSSSSGISWFCFCGFNYRGRCSEHNSSKRLSL; translated from the coding sequence GGAGCTGGTAGATATTACGTGAAGTCGATCCATTATgatttttatggtgacaaagtTAACTTCAATGGCGTCATAAAGCTGGTTGACAATGGCCTGCAAGAGGGTAATTGCTCATCCCTTCCCCATCACTCGTTGATGAACTCCAACTTTAGGGGATTTTATCCCTACGATCCTTTTTTCTCGGGCTCAGTGGTCTTCGTGAAGTGCTCACGGccagctgcttcttcttcttcttggtatTTTGATACCAAACCGTGCATCGGGGGAGCATACTCTACCGGCACGTCTCCAGATTTTTCCCAGACGGAGGTGTACTCATATGCCATTATTGGTGAGTCTTTTGAATTAAGTGCGTCGGTCATCGAGGATTCTTGCACTATAACCATGATGACATTGGCATCGAACTCTTTCTCGGATTGGGGAAGGGATCAGTATTATAGGGGGAGATCATCATACAAGGACATCCACAACGACATGGCGCAGGGATTCAATCTATCCTATCGGAGTTCGTCAAGTGGAATATCTTGGTTTTGCTTCTGCGGTTTCAACTACCGGGGAAGGTGCAGTGAACATAACTCTAGTAAGCGACTTTCGCTTTAG